From the genome of Populus trichocarpa isolate Nisqually-1 chromosome 15, P.trichocarpa_v4.1, whole genome shotgun sequence, one region includes:
- the LOC18105701 gene encoding uncharacterized protein LOC18105701 isoform X1, with the protein MEFWAEKGLAKLTIYKHVRPPLRRIISAPVISSQKPLVQEVVLAAELRCPSCQKRVNDAISSIEDLESIVVHVVEKKVTLTPKSVAEGSSTRVPAVFNNLAYKTLRNPLLSYHV; encoded by the exons ATGGAATTTTGGGCTGAGAAGGGGCTTGCTAAACTTACAATCTACAAACATGTAAGACCACCGCTTCGTCGAATCATCTCAGCTCCTGTTATCTCCTCGCAGAAACCTCTG GTTCAGGAAGTTGTTTTAGCAGCCGAATTGCGATGCCCCAGCTGCCAAAAGAGGGTGAATGATGCAATTTCAAGTATTGAAG ATTTGGAATCTATTGTGGTGCATGTGGTAGAAAAGAAAGTGACACTCACTCCTAAATCTGTCGCTGAAGGTTCTTCGACAAGAGTCCCTGCTGTCTTCAACAACCTAGCCTACAAAACGTTAAGGAATCCTCTACTTTCTTACCACGTATAG
- the LOC18105701 gene encoding uncharacterized protein LOC18105701 isoform X2, producing the protein MEFWAEKGLAKLTIYKHVRPPLRRIISAPVISSQKPLVQEVVLAAELRCPSCQKRVNDAISNLESIVVHVVEKKVTLTPKSVAEGSSTRVPAVFNNLAYKTLRNPLLSYHV; encoded by the exons ATGGAATTTTGGGCTGAGAAGGGGCTTGCTAAACTTACAATCTACAAACATGTAAGACCACCGCTTCGTCGAATCATCTCAGCTCCTGTTATCTCCTCGCAGAAACCTCTG GTTCAGGAAGTTGTTTTAGCAGCCGAATTGCGATGCCCCAGCTGCCAAAAGAGGGTGAATGATGCAATTTCAA ATTTGGAATCTATTGTGGTGCATGTGGTAGAAAAGAAAGTGACACTCACTCCTAAATCTGTCGCTGAAGGTTCTTCGACAAGAGTCCCTGCTGTCTTCAACAACCTAGCCTACAAAACGTTAAGGAATCCTCTACTTTCTTACCACGTATAG
- the LOC18105703 gene encoding non-specific lipid transfer protein GPI-anchored 10, with translation MASLYSEPPTIAITSLVLLLLISLPPTILSQNPPIPTDPTVTDCTPRLLPLAPCAPFVQGIAQTPVQPCCDNLNQLYQEQPGCICLLLEDTNLSSFPINRTLALELPALCNVQINIAACSGTPQVLSSPPASQVYPGAPSNSSVGRHTDYSFAASPVVEGEPRSSIMGIGFHRSTGVKLEAEGSLMLLVTLAVVSLSKSISLGLG, from the exons ATGGCCTCCCTGTACTCTGAGCCTCCTACCATTGCAATTACTTCACTAGTTTTGCTTCTTCTCATTTCCCTTCCACCCACAATCCTCTCACAAAATCCCCCCATCCCCACTGACCCAACAGTAACTGATTGCACTCCAAGGCTGCTACCACTGGCCCCATGTGCCCCATTTGTTCAAGGCATCGCTCAGACACCAGTTCAACCTTGCTGTGACAACCTCAACCAACTCTACCAGGAGCAGCCTGGTTGCATTTGCCTCTTGCTCGAAGACACCAACTTGAGCTCTTTCCCAATTAATCGCACCTTAGCCCTGGAGCTGCCTGCTCTTTGCAACGTGCAAATTAACATTGCTGCCTGTTCAG GGACCCCTCAGGTCCTCTCTAGTCCACCTGCTTCTCAAGTTTACCCGGGAGCACCCTCCAATTCTTCTGTTGGGAGACACACCGACTATTCTTTTGCTG CTTCTCCTGTGGTTGAAGGGGAGCCAAGATCCTCCATCATGGGAATCGGATTTCATCGGAGTACTGGTGTTAAGTTGGAGGCAGAAGGTTCCTTGATGCTTCTGGTGACTCTGGCAGTCGTTTCTTTATCAAAAAGCATTTCGTTGGGTCTAGGTTAA